One Acidobacteriota bacterium genomic window, GACTTGAGATAGTGCTGCTTCGTGTAGGTCATCCGGTCCTTACCCTGGACCGTCTTTCCCGTCTGGATACAGACCAGGACGTCGTGAGCCGTATGGTCGTCCTGCAGGAGGTAGTGGGTATCGTTGCTGGCCGCCAGCGGGATGTTCAACTCTTTGGAGAGTTTGAACAGTCCGTCGTTGACCAGCTGCTGCTCGGGGATGCCATGATCCTGGATCTCCAACCAGAAGCGATCCTCGCCGAACAGCTCGCGAAACTCCCCTGCGGAATCACGAGCCTGATCGTACTGGCCGTGCCGGAGGAAGGTCGCGACCTCCCCCGCGAGACACGCCGATAACCCGAGGATGCCCTCGGAATGCTGAGCCAGCAGTTCCTTGTCGATGCGCGGGCGATAGTAGAACCCATCCAGGAACCCCTTGCTGGAGAGTTGGATCAGATTCTTGTAGCCGACGTAGTTTTCGGCCAGGAGCAGAAGGTGGTAGTAGTTCTTCTTGCCGACACCGGGCACGGCGACCGGCGACTTGTCCGTGCACGACCCGGGGGCGATGTAGGCCTCGACGCCGATGATCGGTTTGATGCCCGCCTTGGCGGCCTTCTTGCCGAACTCCAGAACGCCGAAGAGATTGCCATGATCGGTAATGGCAATCGCCGGCTGCCCGTCATCGGCTGCCCGTTGACACATCTCGCTAACCCGCTGCGCGCCGTCGAGCAACGAATAGGTCGTGTGGTTGTGCAGATGCACAAAACCCGGCGCGTTATCCGCCACGTCGCTCCCCTACTCCCATTCGATCGTTCCGGGTGGCTTGCTGGTGATGTCGTAGACCACTCGATTGATCCCGTTGACCTCGTTGACGATCCGCCCCGATACCTTCGACAGGAACTCCGGGGGAAGACGCGCCCAATCGGCGGTCATGAAGTCGGAAGTCTCGACGGCTCGAAGCGCAACGACATTCTCGTACGTCCTGAAGTCCCCCATGACCCCGACCGACTTGACCGGCAGCAGGACG contains:
- a CDS encoding GMP synthase (glutamine-hydrolyzing), whose product is EVTAERVELLQVADAIFMDELRESGLYEKTAQAFVVLLPVKSVGVMGDFRTYENVVALRAVETSDFMTADWARLPPEFLSKVSGRIVNEVNGINRVVYDITSKPPGTIEWE